A single genomic interval of Neisseria leonii harbors:
- the cysI gene encoding assimilatory sulfite reductase (NADPH) hemoprotein subunit has product MTTTDPRAKLPDAPLADNERLKEQSRYLEGTIKNDLSDGLTGGFNGDNFQLIRFHGMYEQDDRDIRAERVEQKLEPLKNVMLRCRLPGGIITPQQWLGIDTFATERTMYGSIRLTNRQTFQFHGVLKDDIKPMHQWLNELGLDSIATAGDVNRNVLCTSNPVESSLHAEAYEWAKKISEHLLPKTRAYAEIWLDGEKLHSTEHFAEPTPLQDGVKSGDATEPVLGKNYLPRKFKTTVVIPPHNDVDLHANDLNFVAIGENGKLVGFNVLVGGGLSMEHGNTKTYPNTAVEFGFVPLEKTLDAAAAVVSVQRDWGNRSDRKNAKTRYTIERVGKNVFIEEVENRMGAKFEPIRPYAFTSRGDRIGWVQGEDKKWHLTLFIENGRLLDYPGRPLKTGMREIAKIHKGDFRLTANQNLIVAGVSARDKAKIEKTAREHGLISDDVTPQREHSMACVSLPTCPLAMAEAERFLPQFTDKIDALFARHGLTGEHIVLRVTGCPNGCGRAMIAEIGLVGKAVGRYNLYTGGNREGTRIPRLFKENITEDEILAIIDGWLAAWAAGRLKDEGFGDFAVRSGIVKPVLDAPRDFWAA; this is encoded by the coding sequence ATGACCACGACCGACCCGCGCGCCAAGCTGCCCGATGCGCCGCTTGCCGACAACGAACGCCTGAAAGAGCAGAGCCGCTATCTGGAAGGCACCATCAAGAACGACCTTTCAGACGGCCTCACCGGCGGTTTCAACGGCGACAATTTCCAGCTCATCCGTTTTCACGGCATGTACGAGCAGGACGACCGCGACATCCGCGCCGAACGTGTAGAACAGAAACTGGAACCGCTGAAAAACGTGATGCTGCGCTGCCGTCTGCCCGGCGGCATCATTACGCCGCAGCAGTGGCTGGGCATCGACACTTTTGCCACCGAGCGCACCATGTACGGTTCGATCCGGCTGACCAACCGCCAAACCTTCCAATTCCACGGCGTGTTGAAAGACGATATCAAGCCCATGCACCAATGGCTCAACGAATTGGGGCTGGACTCCATCGCCACGGCAGGCGATGTGAACCGCAATGTGCTGTGCACCAGCAACCCCGTGGAAAGCAGCCTGCATGCCGAAGCCTACGAGTGGGCGAAAAAAATCAGCGAACACCTGCTGCCGAAAACCCGCGCCTACGCCGAAATCTGGCTCGACGGCGAAAAACTGCATTCCACCGAACACTTCGCCGAGCCCACCCCCTTGCAGGACGGCGTGAAAAGCGGTGATGCCACCGAACCCGTGTTGGGCAAAAACTACCTGCCGCGCAAATTCAAAACCACCGTCGTCATCCCGCCGCACAACGATGTCGATTTGCACGCCAACGATTTGAACTTCGTTGCCATCGGCGAAAACGGCAAACTCGTCGGCTTTAACGTGTTGGTGGGCGGCGGCCTGTCGATGGAGCACGGCAACACCAAAACCTATCCCAACACCGCCGTGGAATTCGGTTTCGTGCCGCTGGAAAAAACGCTGGACGCCGCTGCCGCCGTGGTTTCCGTGCAGCGCGACTGGGGCAACCGCAGCGACCGCAAAAACGCCAAAACCCGCTACACCATCGAGCGCGTGGGCAAAAACGTGTTTATAGAAGAAGTGGAAAACCGCATGGGCGCGAAGTTCGAACCCATCCGCCCCTACGCCTTCACTTCGCGCGGCGACCGCATCGGCTGGGTGCAGGGCGAAGACAAAAAATGGCACCTGACGCTCTTTATCGAAAACGGCCGCCTGCTTGACTATCCCGGCCGGCCGCTGAAAACCGGTATGCGCGAAATCGCCAAAATCCACAAAGGCGATTTCCGCCTGACCGCCAACCAAAACCTGATTGTGGCGGGCGTATCCGCGCGCGATAAAGCCAAAATCGAAAAAACCGCCCGCGAACACGGCTTAATCAGCGATGACGTTACCCCGCAGCGCGAACACAGCATGGCCTGCGTGTCGCTGCCCACCTGCCCGCTGGCGATGGCCGAAGCCGAACGCTTCCTGCCGCAGTTTACCGATAAAATCGACGCGCTCTTTGCCCGACACGGCCTGACGGGCGAACACATCGTATTGCGCGTAACCGGCTGCCCCAACGGCTGCGGCCGCGCCATGATTGCCGAAATCGGCCTGGTGGGCAAAGCCGTCGGCCGCTACAACCTCTACACCGGCGGCAACCGCGAAGGCACCCGCATCCCGCGCCTGTTTAAAGAAAACATCACCGAAGACGAAATCCTCGCCATCATCGACGGCTGGCTCGCCGCCTGGGCGGCAGGCCGTCTGAAAGACGAAGGCTTCGGCGACTTTGCCGTGCGCAGCGGCATCGTCAAACCCGTTCTGGACGCGCCGCGCGATTTCTGGGCGGCGTAA
- a CDS encoding multidrug efflux SMR transporter, translating into MNAWFLLGMAIVVEVIGSNSVKASDGFTKPLPATIAVIAFVVALYLLSIITRTLPLGIVYAVWSGAGIVLTAIAAFFLFGQKPDLAGFIGMAMIIGGVLVINLFSSGTAH; encoded by the coding sequence ATGAACGCCTGGTTCTTATTGGGCATGGCCATTGTGGTTGAAGTGATTGGTTCAAATTCGGTTAAAGCCAGCGATGGCTTTACCAAACCGCTCCCCGCCACCATTGCGGTAATCGCTTTTGTGGTTGCCCTGTATTTATTGTCCATCATTACCCGCACCTTGCCGCTTGGGATTGTCTACGCCGTTTGGTCGGGGGCGGGGATTGTGCTGACTGCGATTGCCGCCTTCTTTTTATTCGGCCAAAAGCCCGATTTGGCAGGCTTTATCGGAATGGCGATGATTATCGGCGGTGTGTTGGTCATCAACCTTTTTTCGTCCGGAACGGCCCACTGA
- a CDS encoding assimilatory sulfite reductase (NADPH) flavoprotein subunit: MTTIPITPELAAHLDTLNPQQLAFVAGYAWAKSQTAQAAARQPENAAAPQDAAPRRVHILSASQTGNARRVAEQLLVKLETAGVNAALTAVADYKAKQLAQEDIVLLVTSTQGEGEPPEEAVPLFKLLTGKKAPDLQAVSFAVLGLGDSSYPAFCQAGRDFDAAFAKQGAQRIVPLGICDLDYQAAADAWTDETAAAVAKLAAASGTPAADRAPAAPAEGKTYSKDAPFTAVLSVRQKITARGADKDVQHIEIDLTGSGIRYQAGDALGVWPVNNGKLVDEILRHAGLDGSETVKKADGSSRDIRSALREDLDITQNTPQWLQQYAVLSGAPQLQRTVENPDALNAYLAATPPVGVMAEYPVRTDAQTLHDLFRAQTPRLYSIASAQDEVGEEVHLTVGVVRFEHHGETYTGAASGCLGQDWEEGGEVRVFVEPNKLFRLPENGGTPVIMIGAGTGIAPFRAFMQQREANGDTGMNWLVFGNRKFTDDFLYQAEWLQYRKSGLLTRADLAWSRQGGEKTYVQHKLADNAAEVWAWLQQGAHLYVCGDAARMARDVEHTLLDIIAQQGGLSRDDAEEYLNGLREDKRYQRDVY, encoded by the coding sequence ATGACCACCATTCCCATCACGCCCGAGCTGGCAGCGCATTTGGACACGCTCAATCCGCAGCAATTGGCGTTTGTGGCCGGTTATGCCTGGGCGAAAAGCCAAACCGCCCAAGCCGCCGCCCGGCAGCCTGAAAACGCCGCCGCGCCCCAAGATGCTGCTCCGCGCCGCGTACACATCTTGTCGGCTTCGCAAACCGGCAATGCGCGCCGTGTGGCCGAGCAGCTGTTGGTCAAATTGGAAACGGCCGGTGTGAATGCCGCGCTGACCGCCGTTGCCGACTACAAAGCCAAACAGTTGGCGCAGGAGGATATTGTCCTGCTGGTTACGTCCACGCAGGGCGAGGGCGAGCCGCCGGAAGAGGCCGTGCCGCTCTTCAAACTGCTGACTGGCAAAAAAGCCCCCGATTTGCAGGCGGTGAGCTTTGCCGTGTTGGGTTTGGGCGATTCGAGCTATCCCGCGTTTTGTCAGGCGGGCAGGGATTTTGATGCCGCGTTTGCCAAACAGGGTGCGCAGCGCATTGTACCATTGGGCATATGCGATTTGGATTATCAGGCTGCGGCCGATGCGTGGACGGACGAAACGGCCGCCGCAGTGGCGAAACTGGCGGCCGCTTCCGGCACGCCCGCTGCCGACCGTGCACCCGCCGCACCGGCCGAAGGCAAAACATACAGCAAAGACGCGCCGTTTACCGCCGTTTTGTCGGTGCGCCAGAAAATCACCGCGCGCGGGGCGGACAAAGACGTGCAGCATATCGAAATCGATTTGACAGGCTCCGGTATCCGCTATCAGGCGGGCGACGCGCTGGGCGTGTGGCCGGTCAATAACGGCAAACTGGTGGACGAAATCCTCCGCCATGCCGGTTTGGACGGCAGCGAAACGGTCAAAAAAGCCGACGGATCGAGCCGCGACATCCGCAGCGCGCTGCGCGAAGATTTGGACATCACGCAAAATACGCCGCAGTGGTTGCAGCAGTATGCCGTTTTGAGCGGTGCGCCCCAATTGCAGCGCACGGTCGAAAACCCCGACGCGCTCAATGCGTATCTGGCCGCCACGCCGCCGGTGGGCGTGATGGCCGAATATCCCGTCCGAACCGATGCCCAAACCCTGCACGATCTGTTCCGCGCACAAACCCCGCGCCTGTATTCCATCGCCTCGGCGCAGGACGAAGTGGGCGAGGAAGTGCACCTGACCGTGGGCGTGGTGCGTTTCGAGCATCACGGCGAAACCTATACCGGCGCGGCTTCGGGCTGTTTGGGGCAGGATTGGGAAGAGGGCGGCGAAGTGCGCGTGTTTGTCGAGCCCAACAAGCTGTTCAGGCTGCCTGAAAACGGCGGAACACCGGTCATCATGATTGGTGCGGGAACCGGCATCGCCCCGTTCCGCGCCTTTATGCAGCAGCGCGAAGCCAACGGCGATACGGGCATGAACTGGCTGGTGTTCGGCAACCGCAAATTTACCGACGATTTTCTCTATCAGGCCGAATGGCTGCAATACCGCAAAAGCGGCCTGCTGACCCGTGCCGATTTGGCGTGGAGCCGTCAGGGCGGAGAGAAAACCTATGTCCAGCACAAATTGGCCGACAACGCCGCCGAAGTGTGGGCATGGCTGCAACAGGGCGCACATCTTTATGTTTGCGGCGATGCGGCACGCATGGCGCGTGATGTGGAGCACACCCTGCTCGACATCATCGCACAGCAGGGCGGGTTGAGCCGCGACGATGCCGAAGAGTATCTGAACGGTTTGCGCGAAGACAAACGCTATCAGCGCGATGTGTATTAA
- a CDS encoding sulfate adenylyltransferase subunit 1 produces the protein MGSPQTAVLRFITAGSVDDGKSTLIGRLLYDSKTLLSDQAAKLEQAAADGRTPDFAALTDGLAAEREQGITIDVAYRYFATPKRKFIIADTPGHEQYTRNMVTGASTADAAVVLIDAVRVDFSAEVPVLLPQTKRHSAILKLLRTPSIIVAVNKLDLIGFDEAKYQRITEAYRALAAQIGLAAQLYFIPISALGGDNIVHRSTNTPWYTGEALLPLLERLPAAEVDYNGAAHFPVQRVVRQDGSSSDDFRGYQGRLASGCLKTGDEVKVLPNGQTARIAEIYAPSGRVEKAEAGAVLTLTLDRDVDISRGDALVGADSGVEPEKQIQAAVCWFDGKPLNPARRYLLKHTHQTTAAKVKSINYVWDVHTLSKVQSAETLAMNDIGHISLTLQQPLNATAYADNPATGAFILIDEATNHTVAAGMISGGDSDCFEI, from the coding sequence ATGGGCAGCCCGCAAACCGCCGTATTGCGCTTTATCACCGCCGGCAGCGTCGATGACGGCAAATCTACGTTAATCGGCCGTCTGCTGTACGACAGCAAAACCCTGCTTTCGGATCAGGCGGCCAAGTTGGAACAGGCGGCGGCAGACGGCAGAACGCCCGACTTTGCCGCGCTGACCGACGGTTTGGCTGCCGAGCGCGAGCAGGGCATCACGATAGACGTGGCCTACCGCTATTTTGCCACGCCCAAGCGCAAATTCATCATTGCCGATACGCCGGGGCACGAACAGTACACGCGCAATATGGTCACGGGCGCGTCCACGGCTGATGCGGCGGTGGTGCTGATTGATGCGGTGCGGGTCGATTTCTCCGCCGAAGTGCCGGTTCTGCTGCCGCAAACCAAACGCCACAGCGCGATTTTGAAACTGCTGCGCACGCCGTCCATTATCGTGGCCGTGAACAAACTCGACCTCATCGGTTTTGACGAAGCCAAATATCAGCGGATAACCGAAGCCTACCGCGCGCTGGCCGCACAGATCGGGCTGGCGGCGCAACTCTACTTTATCCCCATCAGCGCGCTGGGCGGCGACAATATTGTCCACCGCAGTACGAATACGCCGTGGTACACGGGCGAGGCTCTGCTGCCGCTGCTCGAACGGCTGCCGGCGGCCGAAGTGGATTACAACGGCGCGGCGCATTTCCCTGTTCAGCGCGTGGTACGCCAGGACGGCAGCAGCAGCGACGATTTCCGGGGTTATCAGGGACGGCTGGCCTCAGGCTGTCTGAAAACGGGCGATGAGGTGAAAGTGCTGCCGAACGGGCAGACGGCGCGTATCGCCGAAATTTATGCGCCCTCGGGGCGGGTAGAGAAAGCGGAAGCCGGCGCGGTGCTGACGCTCACGCTGGACCGCGATGTGGATATTTCGCGCGGCGATGCGCTGGTGGGCGCAGACAGCGGTGTGGAACCGGAAAAACAGATTCAGGCCGCCGTGTGCTGGTTTGACGGCAAACCGCTCAATCCCGCGCGCCGCTACCTGCTCAAACACACCCACCAGACTACTGCCGCCAAAGTCAAAAGCATCAACTATGTGTGGGACGTGCATACATTGAGCAAAGTGCAGTCGGCCGAAACGCTGGCCATGAACGACATCGGCCATATCAGCCTGACGCTGCAACAGCCCTTAAATGCGACTGCTTATGCCGACAATCCGGCCACCGGCGCGTTTATCCTGATTGACGAGGCCACCAACCACACGGTTGCCGCAGGCATGATCAGCGGGGGCGACAGCGACTGTTTCGAGATTTAA
- a CDS encoding pyridoxal phosphate-dependent aminotransferase: MDRFPKSAKLDHVCYDIRGPVHKEAVRLEEDGHKVLKLNIGNPAPFGFEAPDEILIDVIRNLPTSQGYCDSKGLYSARKAIVHYYQTKGLRDISVDDVYIGNGVSELITMSMQALLNDGDEILIPAPDYPLWTAAATLAGGTVRHYLCNEADNWAPDVADIEAKITPSTKAIVIINPNNPTGAVYSQALLEQIAGLARRHGLMIFADEIYDKILYDGAVHHHIAALAPDVLTITFNGLSKAYRAAGFRQGWMILSGPKHHAQGYIEGLDMLASMRLCANTPMQHAIQTALGGYQSINELILPGGRLLEQRNTAYEMLTAIEGISCVKPQGAMYLFPKIDTEMYGITDDTRFIFDLLQQEKVLMVQGSGFNWPHPDHFRVVTLPHVHQLEEAIGKLARFLKTYRQ, from the coding sequence ATGGACCGTTTCCCCAAATCCGCCAAGCTCGACCACGTCTGCTACGACATCCGCGGCCCCGTACACAAAGAAGCCGTCCGACTCGAAGAAGACGGCCACAAGGTTCTGAAACTCAATATCGGCAACCCCGCCCCTTTCGGGTTTGAAGCCCCCGACGAAATCCTGATTGACGTCATCCGCAACCTGCCCACTTCGCAGGGCTACTGCGATTCCAAAGGCCTCTATTCCGCCCGCAAAGCGATTGTGCATTATTATCAGACCAAAGGCCTGCGCGACATCAGCGTCGATGATGTCTATATCGGCAACGGCGTATCCGAGCTGATTACCATGTCGATGCAGGCACTGCTTAACGACGGCGACGAAATCCTGATTCCCGCACCCGACTATCCGCTGTGGACGGCTGCGGCCACGCTGGCGGGCGGCACGGTACGCCATTATCTGTGCAATGAAGCGGACAACTGGGCCCCCGACGTGGCCGACATCGAAGCCAAAATCACGCCGTCCACCAAAGCCATCGTCATCATCAACCCCAACAACCCCACCGGCGCGGTGTACAGCCAAGCCCTGCTCGAACAGATTGCCGGACTCGCCCGCCGCCACGGCCTGATGATTTTCGCCGACGAAATCTACGACAAAATCCTCTACGACGGCGCGGTACACCACCACATCGCCGCCCTCGCGCCCGATGTGCTGACCATCACGTTCAACGGCCTGTCCAAAGCCTACCGTGCGGCCGGTTTCCGTCAGGGCTGGATGATATTGAGCGGCCCCAAACACCATGCACAAGGCTATATCGAAGGCTTGGACATGCTCGCTTCGATGCGTTTGTGTGCCAACACGCCGATGCAGCACGCCATTCAAACCGCACTGGGCGGCTATCAGAGCATCAACGAGCTGATTCTGCCCGGCGGCCGCCTGCTCGAACAGCGCAATACCGCCTACGAAATGCTGACCGCCATCGAAGGCATCAGCTGCGTCAAACCCCAGGGCGCGATGTATCTGTTCCCGAAAATCGATACCGAAATGTACGGCATCACGGACGACACCCGCTTTATCTTCGACCTGCTGCAACAGGAAAAAGTGCTGATGGTGCAGGGCAGCGGTTTCAACTGGCCGCACCCCGACCACTTCCGCGTCGTTACCCTGCCCCATGTCCACCAGCTCGAAGAAGCCATCGGCAAACTGGCACGCTTTCTCAAAACATACCGCCAATAG
- a CDS encoding polyamine ABC transporter substrate-binding protein has product MKKTLLVSALSSLLLAACGGSNHAQTENKPSENPASVPVAGAEKSSDKLNIYNWSDYVDPETVSAFEAENGVKVRYDYYDSNETLEAKMLTGQSGYDLVAPSIANVGRQIQAGAYQEIDKSRIPNYNNIDPELLKQMAQVDPGNKYAVPYFWGINTLAINTEKVAQALGGGALPENEWDLVFNPAYTAKLKSCGISVFDSPTEQYPLVLQYLGKNPNSESPDDLNAANDLMKTVRGDIKRFSSSGYIDDMARGDLCVAVGYGGDLNIAKNRAAEAGNGVKLQVLTPKTGVGVWIDSFMIPKDAANVANAHKYINYTLDPKVAAKNGNFVTYAPASKPARAMMEEVYANDASIFPSSEVMANSFVVLPKSPEGIKLQTRLWQQLKAGQ; this is encoded by the coding sequence ATGAAAAAAACACTGTTGGTTTCTGCGCTGTCAAGCCTGCTTCTGGCGGCCTGCGGCGGTTCCAATCATGCCCAAACCGAAAACAAACCTTCGGAAAACCCGGCTTCCGTCCCTGTTGCGGGTGCGGAAAAAAGCTCCGACAAGTTGAATATCTACAACTGGTCGGACTATGTCGATCCCGAAACCGTCAGCGCATTTGAGGCCGAAAACGGCGTGAAAGTGCGTTACGACTATTACGACAGCAATGAAACGCTGGAAGCGAAAATGCTCACCGGCCAGTCCGGCTATGATCTGGTGGCACCGTCCATCGCCAACGTCGGCCGCCAGATTCAGGCCGGTGCATATCAGGAAATCGACAAAAGCCGTATTCCGAACTACAACAACATTGATCCCGAGCTGCTGAAACAGATGGCGCAGGTCGATCCGGGCAACAAATACGCCGTACCGTATTTCTGGGGCATCAACACGCTGGCGATCAATACCGAAAAAGTGGCACAGGCTTTGGGCGGCGGTGCGCTGCCTGAAAACGAATGGGATTTGGTGTTTAATCCGGCCTATACCGCAAAACTGAAAAGCTGCGGCATCAGCGTTTTCGACAGCCCCACCGAACAATATCCGCTGGTGCTGCAATATTTGGGCAAAAACCCCAACAGCGAGTCGCCCGACGATTTGAACGCTGCCAATGATCTGATGAAAACCGTGCGCGGCGACATCAAGCGGTTCAGCTCTTCCGGCTACATCGACGATATGGCGCGCGGCGATTTGTGCGTGGCCGTGGGCTACGGCGGCGATCTGAACATTGCCAAAAACCGTGCCGCAGAAGCGGGCAACGGCGTGAAGCTGCAAGTGCTGACCCCGAAAACCGGTGTCGGCGTCTGGATCGATTCGTTTATGATTCCGAAAGATGCGGCCAATGTGGCCAATGCGCACAAATACATCAACTACACGCTGGATCCCAAAGTGGCGGCCAAAAACGGCAATTTCGTTACCTATGCCCCCGCCAGCAAGCCCGCGCGCGCGATGATGGAAGAAGTGTATGCCAACGATGCTTCCATCTTCCCGAGCAGCGAAGTGATGGCCAACAGCTTTGTGGTTCTGCCCAAATCGCCGGAAGGCATCAAGCTGCAAACCCGGCTGTGGCAGCAGTTGAAAGCGGGACAATAA
- a CDS encoding RNA pyrophosphohydrolase: MLDREGYRPNVGIILINDKNQVFWGKRVREHSWQFPQGGIKPGESPETAMYRELLEEVGLLPHHVRIIGRTRDWLRYDVPSHWVRREWRGSYRGQKQIWYLLKLVGRESDVHLRATSHPEFDGWRWHEYWAPIDEVIDFKRGVYEGALQELSRYLRGLESYEDFLGRRS, encoded by the coding sequence ATGTTAGACAGAGAAGGTTACCGCCCCAATGTCGGCATTATTTTAATCAATGATAAAAACCAGGTTTTCTGGGGCAAGCGTGTGCGCGAGCATTCCTGGCAGTTTCCGCAGGGCGGAATCAAGCCCGGCGAAAGCCCCGAAACGGCCATGTACCGCGAACTGTTGGAAGAAGTCGGCCTGCTGCCGCACCATGTCAGAATCATCGGCCGCACACGCGACTGGCTGCGCTACGACGTGCCGAGCCACTGGGTGCGCCGCGAATGGCGCGGTTCCTACCGGGGACAAAAACAGATTTGGTATCTGCTCAAACTCGTCGGCCGCGAAAGCGATGTCCACCTGCGCGCCACCAGCCACCCCGAATTCGACGGCTGGCGGTGGCACGAATATTGGGCACCGATTGACGAAGTCATCGATTTCAAACGCGGTGTTTACGAAGGTGCGCTGCAAGAGTTGTCGCGTTACCTGCGCGGTCTGGAAAGCTATGAAGACTTTCTCGGCCGCCGCAGCTGA
- a CDS encoding NADPH-dependent 2,4-dienoyl-CoA reductase, with amino-acid sequence MTRLLAAPLVLPRHTLRNRIIMGSMHTGFEEHPEGSLPLAAFYAERAKGGAALIITGGIAPNRDGAVMEDGARLTDADEVAWHRPLTAAAHRHGAKICLQILHTGRYAMSRNPVAPSAVPTPINPAKPRALTTEEVRQTVQDYIRCALLAKEAGYDGVEIMGSEGYLINQFLAPATNLRDDAYGGSLDNRHRFAEEICTGIRTACGDGFLMIFRLSLLDLVENGSTWDENLILAHKLQQAGVDMFNTGIGWHEARIPTIATMVPRAAFAGFTAKLKQAVDIPVIAANRINMPEVAEDILQSGMADAVCLARPLLADPEWPNKAVQQQDDAVNTCIACNQACLDHLFEGKAATCLVNPFAGYETRMHITPAALPKHIAVVGAGPAGLAFADTAARRGHRITLFDQSDEIGGQLNIAKTIPGKPEFHETLRYFRHRLHHPGITLQLGRRAEAADLAAFDEIVLATGIRPRLPQIEGIGHPKVLSYLDVLRDRRPVGGNVAIIGAGGIGFDTAEFLAHSGTDSALDTPLFLRQWQIDPTMQARGALKSDRAALPAAARRIWLLQRKTGTPGRQLGKTTGWIHRLSLAGMGVTLWGGVEYLKIDDGGLHIRRDGEVSVLPADHIVICAGQEPQQELAAALAAIGRTAHLIGGAEKAAELDAKRAIRAGTELALRI; translated from the coding sequence ATGACCCGCCTGCTCGCCGCCCCGCTGGTGCTGCCCCGCCATACCCTGCGCAACCGCATTATTATGGGTTCGATGCATACCGGCTTTGAGGAACACCCCGAGGGCAGCCTGCCCTTGGCCGCCTTTTACGCCGAGCGTGCCAAAGGCGGTGCGGCACTGATTATCACCGGCGGCATCGCCCCCAATCGCGACGGTGCGGTCATGGAGGACGGTGCCAGGCTGACAGACGCAGACGAAGTGGCGTGGCACCGCCCGCTGACCGCAGCGGCACACCGCCACGGTGCGAAAATCTGCCTGCAAATCCTGCATACCGGCCGCTATGCCATGAGCCGCAATCCCGTCGCCCCCAGCGCCGTCCCCACACCGATCAATCCGGCCAAACCGCGCGCCCTGACCACAGAAGAAGTACGCCAAACCGTACAGGACTATATCCGCTGCGCCCTGCTCGCCAAGGAAGCCGGTTACGACGGCGTGGAAATCATGGGCAGCGAAGGCTATTTAATCAACCAGTTCCTCGCCCCGGCCACCAATCTGCGCGACGACGCATACGGCGGCAGCCTCGACAACCGCCACCGTTTTGCCGAAGAAATCTGCACCGGTATCCGCACTGCCTGCGGCGACGGTTTTTTAATGATTTTCCGCCTCTCGCTGCTTGATCTGGTGGAAAACGGTTCGACTTGGGACGAAAACCTGATACTGGCACACAAACTGCAACAGGCGGGCGTGGATATGTTCAACACCGGCATCGGCTGGCACGAAGCGCGTATTCCGACCATCGCCACCATGGTGCCGCGCGCAGCATTCGCCGGTTTTACCGCCAAACTCAAACAGGCCGTCGATATTCCCGTGATTGCGGCCAACCGTATCAATATGCCCGAAGTGGCGGAAGACATTCTGCAAAGCGGTATGGCCGATGCGGTGTGTCTGGCGCGCCCGCTGCTGGCCGATCCCGAGTGGCCGAACAAAGCTGTGCAGCAGCAGGACGACGCCGTCAATACCTGCATCGCCTGCAACCAGGCCTGCCTCGACCACCTGTTTGAAGGCAAAGCCGCCACCTGCCTGGTCAATCCGTTTGCCGGTTATGAAACCCGTATGCACATCACACCCGCCGCCCTGCCGAAGCACATTGCCGTTGTCGGGGCGGGACCTGCCGGCCTGGCTTTTGCCGATACGGCCGCCCGCCGCGGCCACCGCATTACCCTGTTCGACCAATCCGATGAAATCGGCGGCCAGCTCAATATTGCCAAAACCATTCCCGGCAAACCCGAATTTCACGAAACCCTGCGCTATTTCCGCCACCGTCTCCACCACCCCGGCATCACACTGCAACTCGGCCGCCGTGCAGAAGCCGCCGATCTGGCCGCATTCGACGAAATCGTGCTGGCAACCGGCATACGCCCGCGCCTGCCGCAAATCGAAGGCATCGGCCACCCGAAAGTCCTCAGCTATCTGGACGTTTTGCGCGACCGCCGCCCCGTCGGCGGCAATGTCGCCATCATCGGCGCGGGCGGCATCGGTTTCGATACCGCCGAGTTTCTGGCACACAGCGGCACGGACAGCGCGCTGGACACACCGCTGTTCCTCCGTCAGTGGCAAATCGATCCCACCATGCAGGCGCGCGGCGCACTGAAATCCGACAGAGCCGCCCTGCCCGCCGCCGCCCGCCGCATCTGGCTGCTGCAACGCAAAACCGGCACGCCGGGCAGGCAGTTGGGTAAAACTACGGGGTGGATCCACCGTTTGAGCCTGGCCGGCATGGGTGTTACACTGTGGGGCGGTGTCGAATATCTGAAAATCGACGACGGAGGACTGCATATCCGCCGTGACGGCGAAGTTTCCGTTCTGCCTGCCGACCACATCGTTATCTGTGCCGGACAAGAGCCGCAACAGGAATTGGCTGCCGCGCTGGCCGCAATCGGCCGTACCGCCCATCTGATCGGCGGCGCGGAAAAAGCCGCCGAACTCGATGCCAAACGTGCCATCCGTGCCGGTACCGAACTGGCTTTACGCATCTGA
- a CDS encoding prokaryotic membrane lipolipid attachment site family protein — protein MKKHFAAAAMLFALAGCSSIYVPTLQEVPVKARSNPDIDTSAAPFRLAPSHWSDVAKLNAEMQRLSGQVAKEEMTRVQAAQYINRFRLNLVGRNAVDDDVYNVYLRAAVDSQRGAISREESKRLVERAVRGWQQRWPNMTSKPSNPAFTNAMIEILGLDKPLQ, from the coding sequence ATGAAAAAACATTTTGCCGCCGCTGCCATGCTGTTCGCGCTGGCCGGTTGCAGTAGCATTTATGTACCGACTTTGCAGGAAGTGCCGGTTAAGGCCCGCAGCAATCCCGATATTGACACCTCTGCCGCGCCGTTCCGTCTGGCACCAAGCCACTGGTCGGATGTGGCCAAGCTGAATGCGGAAATGCAGCGTTTGTCCGGTCAGGTCGCCAAAGAGGAAATGACCCGTGTACAGGCCGCGCAGTACATCAACCGTTTCCGCCTGAATCTGGTAGGCCGCAATGCGGTCGATGACGATGTGTACAATGTGTATTTGCGTGCCGCTGTGGACAGTCAGCGGGGTGCCATCAGCAGAGAAGAATCCAAGCGTCTGGTGGAGCGTGCAGTACGCGGTTGGCAGCAGCGGTGGCCGAATATGACCAGCAAGCCGTCCAATCCGGCATTTACCAACGCGATGATAGAAATTCTCGGTTTGGACAAACCGCTGCAATAA